In Equus przewalskii isolate Varuska chromosome 22, EquPr2, whole genome shotgun sequence, the following proteins share a genomic window:
- the FOXB2 gene encoding forkhead box protein B2, protein MPRPGKSSYSDQKPPYSYISLTAMAIQHSAEKMLPLSDIYKFIMERFPYYREHTQRWQNSLRHNLSFNDCFIKIPRRPDQPGKGSFWALHPDCGDMFENGSFLRRRKRFKVLRADHTHLHAGSTKGAPGAGPGGHLHPHHPHHPHHHHHHHHAAAHHHHHHHPPPPPPPPPHMVHYFHQQPPPAPQPPPHLPSQPPQPPPQQSQPQQPSHPGKMQEAAAVAAAAAAAAAAAVGSVGRLSQFPPYGLGSAAAAAAAAAASSSGFKHPFAIENIIGRDYKGVLQAGGLPLASVMHHLGYPVPGQLGNVVSSVWPHVGVMDSVAAAAAAAAAAGVPVGPEYGAFGVPVKALCHSASQSLPAVPVPIKPTPALPPVTALPPTLAVPGAAQQPPAPSTVCPAVSASQAASLLEPTAPSAAQSKGGSLHSVLVHS, encoded by the coding sequence ATGCCGCGGCCGGGGAAGAGTTCGTACAGCGACCAGAAGCCGCCCTACTCGTACATCTCTCTGACCGCCATGGCCATCCAGCACTCGGCCGAGAAGATGCTGCCGCTGAGCGACATCTACAAGTTCATCATGGAGCGCTTCCCCTACTACCGCGAGCACACGCAGCGTTGGCAGAACAGCCTGCGCCACAACCTCTCCTTCAACGACTGCTTCATCAAGATCCCGCGGCGGCCCGACCAGCCCGGCAAGGGCAGCTTCTGGGCGCTGCATCCCGACTGCGGCGACATGTTCGAGAACGGCAGCTTCCTGCGGCGCCGCAAGCGTTTCAAGGTGCTGCGCGCGGACCACACTCACCTGCACGCGGGAAGCACCAAGGGCGCGCCCGGCGCGGGGCCCGGAGGGCACCTGCACCCCCACCACCCTCACCACccgcaccaccaccaccaccaccatcacgcTGCCGcgcaccaccaccatcaccaccacccgcccccgccgcccccgcccccgccgcacATGGTGCATTATTTCCACCAGCAGCCGCCTCCGGCTCCGCAGCCGCCGCCGCACCTCCCGTCGCAGCCCCCGCAGCCGCCGCCCCAGCAGTCGCAGCCTCAGCAGCCGTCTCACCCCGGCAAGATGCAGGAGGCGGCGGccgtggcggcggcggcggcggcagcggcggcggcggcggtgggcAGCGTGGGGCGCCTGTCGCAGTTCCCGCCCTACGGGCTGGGCTcggccgccgccgctgccgccgccgccgctgcgtCCTCGTCGGGCTTCAAGCACCCGTTCGCCATCGAGAACATCATCGGCCGGGACTACAAGGGCGTGCTGCAGGCCGGCGGGCTGCCCTTGGCGTCCGTCATGCACCATCTGGGTTATCCTGTGCCAGGCCAGCTAGGCAACGTTGTCAGCTCCGTGTGGCCGCACGTCGGCGTCATGGATTCGGTGGCCGCggctgccgctgccgccgctgccgcgGGGGTCCCAGTGGGCCCGGAGTACGGAGCCTTCGGGGTGCCGGTCAAGGCCCTGTGCCATTCGGCAAGCCAGAGCTTGCCTGCGGTGCCGGTGCCCATCAAGCCCACTCCAGCGCTGCCGCCGGTGACAGCGCTGCCGCCGACGCTCGCTGTCCCCGGGGCCGCACAGCAGCCGCCGGCGCCGTCCACCGTGTGCCCGGCGGTCTCAGCCTCGCAGGCCGCCTCCCTGCTGGAGCCCACGGCCCCGAGTGCGGCCCAGAGCAAGGGCGGCTCCTTGCACTCGGTGCTGGTGCACTCCTAG